The following proteins are co-located in the Sporohalobacter salinus genome:
- a CDS encoding sulfotransferase, which produces MKKKTIIYIAGYGRSGSTLLERVLSSNKKLFGLGELTNFLDLIEEKKSYCSCGEELKKCSFWSNIIDKIIRQRNYNNNFNQNIFSFIFEEIPNDVEYVIDSSKTARTNYFRPIKLLKTTDFDVKIIHLVRDGRGCMWSNLKGSNRKMEKGLDPKLPFAAFRTIIGWPLANISAHLFQLFSTEENYYRVRYEDFVETPGKVLEKIGKFLNVNFDQQIKMLKKQKDIPVGHQLSGNRLRSKRKIILNKDVSWRNNLTLRHKLLFWCLNWPLALLYNYK; this is translated from the coding sequence GTGAAGAAAAAAACAATAATTTATATAGCAGGATATGGCAGGAGTGGTTCAACATTATTAGAACGCGTATTAAGTAGTAATAAAAAATTATTTGGTTTAGGAGAATTAACTAATTTTTTAGATCTAATTGAAGAAAAAAAATCTTATTGTTCTTGTGGAGAAGAGTTGAAAAAATGTAGTTTTTGGTCTAATATAATAGATAAAATTATAAGACAGAGAAATTATAATAATAATTTTAATCAAAATATATTTAGTTTTATATTTGAAGAAATTCCTAATGATGTAGAATATGTGATAGATTCTTCTAAAACAGCTCGAACAAATTATTTTAGACCGATTAAACTTTTAAAAACTACTGATTTTGATGTAAAAATAATTCATTTAGTAAGAGATGGTAGAGGATGTATGTGGTCTAATCTTAAGGGTTCTAATAGGAAAATGGAAAAAGGATTAGATCCTAAACTTCCATTTGCAGCTTTTAGAACAATTATAGGCTGGCCTCTTGCTAATATTTCAGCTCATTTATTTCAGTTGTTTTCTACAGAAGAGAATTATTATAGAGTGAGATATGAAGATTTTGTAGAAACTCCAGGAAAGGTTCTTGAAAAAATAGGTAAATTTTTAAATGTTAATTTTGATCAGCAAATAAAAATGCTTAAAAAGCAAAAAGATATACCTGTGGGACATCAGTTATCTGGGAATAGATTAAGATCCAAAAGGAAAATTATTCTTAATAAGGATGTTAGTTGGAGAAATAATCTTACTCTTAGACATAAATTACTTTTTTGGTGTTTAAATTGGCCCCTTGCATTATTATATAATTATAAATAA
- a CDS encoding acyltransferase, with protein sequence MILSKIIKGVSSYIKLFFLKIIYFKNLKLNKFWPIFLGKGTDINLSNKGSQLIIEGNLVCRNNVNLKVTNGRLKIGNNVFFNNNTSVTCRKKIVIGDDCLFGESVKVYDHDHNFRKSKLIRTQGFTEKEVEIGNNVWIGSNSVILKGVNIGDNVVIASGTIINKDIPDNCIAYNQKSLNIKYIEYK encoded by the coding sequence ATGATATTATCTAAAATAATTAAGGGAGTAAGTTCTTATATAAAGCTATTTTTCTTAAAAATAATATATTTTAAAAACTTGAAGCTAAATAAATTTTGGCCTATATTTTTGGGCAAGGGGACTGATATAAATTTAAGTAATAAAGGAAGTCAATTAATTATTGAAGGGAATCTAGTTTGTAGAAATAATGTGAATTTAAAAGTTACTAATGGAAGGTTAAAAATAGGTAATAATGTTTTTTTTAATAATAATACTTCAGTAACTTGTAGAAAAAAGATTGTAATTGGTGATGATTGTTTATTTGGAGAAAGTGTTAAGGTATATGATCATGATCATAACTTTAGAAAGTCTAAATTAATAAGAACTCAAGGATTTACAGAAAAAGAAGTAGAAATTGGAAATAATGTATGGATAGGTTCTAATTCTGTTATTTTAAAAGGAGTAAATATTGGGGATAATGTAGTGATTGCCTCTGGAACAATTATTAATAAAGATATCCCCGATAATTGTATTGCGTATAATCAAAAGAGTTTAAATATAAAATATATAGAATATAAGTAA
- a CDS encoding NAD-dependent epimerase/dehydratase family protein, with product MSFNKSKLAGENLCYLYWKNFGVSTISLRYFTVFGERHRPDMAFHIFIKEILTDGKITIFGDGKQSRNFTYVGDVVQANILAAKSEVEGEIFNVGGAGERVTLNKTIEIIEDIIGKEVEKEFQSVAKGDVKHTEADETKIREMLDYKPQVDLREGLEREVEWLKQIYK from the coding sequence ATCTCATTTAACAAGTCTAAATTAGCTGGAGAGAACTTATGTTATTTATATTGGAAGAATTTTGGAGTGTCGACTATATCATTAAGATATTTCACTGTTTTTGGAGAGAGACATCGGCCAGATATGGCTTTTCATATCTTTATTAAAGAAATTTTAACAGATGGTAAGATTACTATCTTTGGTGATGGGAAGCAATCTCGTAACTTTACTTATGTAGGTGATGTTGTACAGGCTAATATTTTAGCTGCCAAAAGTGAAGTTGAAGGTGAAATATTTAACGTTGGTGGAGCAGGAGAAAGAGTTACGTTAAATAAGACCATTGAAATTATAGAAGATATAATAGGAAAAGAAGTAGAAAAGGAATTTCAATCAGTAGCTAAAGGTGATGTAAAGCATACCGAAGCAGATGAAACAAAAATTAGAGAAATGTTAGACTATAAACCACAAGTAGATTTACGAGAAGGATTGGAAAGAGAAGTAGAATGGCTAAAACAGATTTATAAGTAG
- a CDS encoding glycosyltransferase has protein sequence MSKIKVLHIITRLANGGADENTLYTINGLDQDKYDIVHTHIAKAGVLGRIAAKMAGVPNIVHGVHGITFPDTINPIMKTLYKNIEKFCGSFTDKFITVGEDMKQKYINARIGEPEDYLTIHSGMELDDFYSAANNTSDKIKQLKTELGITEDEIVVGKVSKLQRRKGYRFYLRVAQNIIKEYPNVKFLIVGSGPLTSELKDKVKKMGLEDNVVFTGYRTDIADVFSIFDIKVLTSLWEGLPRVLVQAAAVGKPLISFNVDGAWEIIDEGKNGYIVPMKDTEAMTEKLKVLIENKRLREKMGKYSQQKVGDAWSIENMVEKTDQIYQDLID, from the coding sequence GTGAGTAAGATTAAAGTTTTACATATAATTACTAGATTGGCCAATGGAGGAGCAGATGAAAACACTCTCTATACTATTAATGGCTTAGATCAGGATAAATATGATATAGTTCATACTCATATTGCTAAGGCAGGGGTATTAGGTAGAATAGCTGCTAAAATGGCTGGAGTTCCTAATATTGTTCATGGAGTTCATGGCATTACTTTTCCTGATACTATAAATCCTATTATGAAAACACTATACAAAAATATAGAAAAATTTTGTGGTAGTTTTACAGATAAATTTATTACTGTAGGAGAAGATATGAAACAAAAATATATAAATGCTAGAATTGGAGAACCAGAAGATTATCTTACTATTCATAGTGGAATGGAATTAGATGATTTTTATAGTGCAGCTAATAATACTTCTGATAAAATAAAACAGTTAAAAACAGAATTAGGAATTACTGAGGATGAGATTGTTGTAGGAAAGGTATCCAAATTACAGCGTAGAAAAGGATATAGATTTTATCTGAGAGTTGCTCAGAATATTATTAAAGAATATCCCAATGTGAAATTTTTAATTGTAGGTAGTGGGCCATTAACTTCAGAATTGAAGGATAAAGTTAAGAAAATGGGCTTAGAAGATAATGTGGTATTTACAGGTTACCGGACAGATATAGCAGATGTATTTTCAATATTTGATATTAAGGTGTTAACTTCATTATGGGAAGGACTACCTCGTGTATTAGTTCAAGCTGCGGCAGTAGGAAAACCACTTATTTCTTTTAATGTTGATGGTGCTTGGGAAATAATTGATGAAGGTAAGAATGGATATATAGTTCCTATGAAGGATACAGAAGCGATGACCGAAAAATTGAAAGTCTTAATTGAAAATAAAAGATTGAGGGAAAAAATGGGGAAATATTCTCAGCAGAAAGTTGGCGATGCTTGGAGCATAGAGAATATGGTTGAAAAAACAGATCAAATTTATCAAGATTTAATAGACTAA
- a CDS encoding polysaccharide biosynthesis/export family protein, with protein sequence MNKIRITMIILILAIIISFQVGVAAEYKLNTGDRLYISVWGHSDLQQEVVVGPDGQISFPLVGKIDAEGLTVNRLVKKLTQKLQKYIKTNESRVNVVIRNYKKIKVMVLGEVKKPGAYQIVNDNRVLDLISMAGGTTKIADLKHVRLTRGNKSLSIDLKALLKGKVQGQNYKLQSGDTLYVSKGIIKVNVLGAVGQPGRYEIETGTGLREILAQAGDITPEASNKVKYISGKKKRILNLERLLKEGEENLVLHDGDTIYVLASKYNPHKLSFWKDFFFFVGGFNEVKDLFD encoded by the coding sequence ATGAATAAGATTAGGATTACTATGATTATATTAATTTTAGCTATAATTATAAGTTTTCAAGTAGGAGTAGCAGCCGAATATAAATTAAATACTGGAGATAGACTTTATATTTCTGTTTGGGGTCATTCTGATTTACAACAAGAAGTAGTAGTTGGCCCTGATGGGCAGATTAGCTTTCCTTTAGTTGGTAAAATTGATGCCGAAGGTTTAACAGTTAATAGGCTGGTTAAAAAACTTACTCAGAAGTTACAGAAATATATTAAAACAAATGAATCTAGAGTTAATGTAGTAATAAGAAATTATAAGAAAATTAAAGTTATGGTTTTAGGAGAAGTAAAAAAACCTGGAGCTTATCAAATAGTAAATGATAATAGAGTACTGGATCTTATTTCTATGGCTGGAGGAACAACAAAGATAGCAGATTTGAAGCATGTACGTTTGACTAGAGGAAATAAATCTTTATCTATTGATTTAAAAGCATTATTGAAAGGTAAGGTTCAGGGGCAAAATTACAAGCTGCAATCAGGAGATACCTTATATGTGTCAAAAGGGATAATTAAAGTTAATGTATTAGGAGCAGTAGGACAACCAGGGCGCTACGAAATCGAGACCGGAACAGGATTAAGAGAGATATTAGCTCAGGCTGGTGATATAACTCCGGAGGCATCTAATAAGGTCAAATATATTTCCGGAAAGAAAAAGAGGATTTTAAATTTAGAAAGGTTATTAAAAGAGGGAGAAGAAAATTTAGTTCTTCATGATGGCGATACTATTTATGTATTAGCGAGTAAATACAACCCACATAAGCTATCCTTCTGGAAAGATTTCTTTTTCTTTGTCGGAGGGTTTAATGAGGTCAAGGATTTATTTGATTAA